One stretch of Pieris brassicae chromosome 8, ilPieBrab1.1, whole genome shotgun sequence DNA includes these proteins:
- the LOC123713777 gene encoding PRADC1-like protein has product MCSIKAYNYTNVILVIFFALLNIDPVLPGANDLHFHDGSSSADVIAGDIFFEILDPQELRYSYRIRPAKDFGATFNDSFHMKKARLVPTVPISSCSDLHNQEDVSGNIALAERGDCSFVFKTAKAQQAGARAIIITESVNKWDDPLDHLIEMVDDKMDIDVNIPAAFLLGRNGATILRTLKKLHMKYAIVNLPVNMTYVPINKMNQPPWITW; this is encoded by the exons ATGTGTTCTATAAAGGCGTACAACtatacaaatgttattttagtaattttttttgcattgCTTAATATAGATCCAGTTTTACCTGGAG CAAATGATTTGCATTTTCATGATGGGTCGTCGTCGGCTGATGTCATAGCCggagatatattttttgagaTACTAGATCCGCAAGAGTTGCGTTACTCATATAGAATACGACCTGCCAAAGATTTTGGTGCAACTTtt aatgACAGCTTTCACATGAAGAAGGCAAGATTAGTACCTACCGTACCTATAAGCAGTTGTTCTGATCTTCACAATCAAGAAGATGTCTCTGGAAATATTGCTTTAGCTGAGAGAGG tgactgctcttttgtttttaaaaccgCCAAGGCTCAGCAAGCAGGCGCAAGGGCTATTATTATAACAGAGTCCGTTAACAAATGGGATGATCCATTGGATCATCTAATAGAAATGGTGGATGATAA AATGGACATAGATGTCAATATACCAGCAGCTTTTCTCTTAGGCCGTAATGGAGCTACTATTTTACGAACACTTAAAAAGTTACATATGAAGTATGCTATAGTAAACCTGCCGGTTAACATGACTTATGttccaataaataaaatgaaccaACCACCCTGGATAACAtggtaa